The genome window GCCAGGGACGTCAGTGCGGCGCTCTTTGCCCCGACGCCTGCCTCGCAAGGATCAGATCCTTGCGTCGTATTGAACAATGCCTTGTCCAGGCTGCAACAGTTCAACCGCTTGGCAAACATAGCGCCGGCGGATCCGGGGAACATAAAGGGCCTTGAAGCAAGACTCAGGTCCGGCGCGTTAGCCATCGAATCCGCTCGACAAGGGTTGCAGGCGCTGGCCGAGCTGAAGATGCGACAACAGTTGCCGCTCGACCAAGTCGAATGCCACGAGAGTAAGTTGCTTTCGCAGCTCGCACAAGCCGCAGCGCTGAACTATAATTCGTGCCAAAATATAATCTGTGAAAAGATGGTCAAGGAATTGGGCTATGTGCACACGGAAGGGGTCGTTATGTTGGCGTTGCCCGCCGAAGCCATCCTTCTGCAACAGCCGGAATCATGGCTTGCGTTACGCACTCATCTTCTTGATGCCATTGCAGCGTTGGAGGAAGTTTGCCGACGCATCAAGTCGCCGATGACAGATAAAGCGCCGCCCGACTGGCTCAAGGACCAACTGCAGCTCTTCAGGGCGATGATAGGAGGTTGCCACACTCTGATGCAGACCGTCCGCGGAGTGATCTTCGACATACATGCAAAGAAACTCTGCGTTCAGGCCAGCGATTGCGGCCTACCACAGGTGCTGGACCGACTGAGTGAGCTCGTAGAAGTCGGCAACTATATGGACGCCGATTTGAGTGTAGCGCTCGTAAAATTGATGAATTTCCATGTCGAACGCCTGTCCTCAACCGAGTGTTCGCTTACACCGGAGGAGCTGGCCATGTACAAAGGCGTCGTTATCGAATACGCCGAGATTCGTGGCCGAGTGGGGATGAAGCTGTGTCTAGATGCTGCCGCTCTCATTGAGGAAGGGGATCATTCCAGAGATCATCTATGGCCGACCATGCTCGAAATCGCAACGGCGCTCACCGATCAACGCCAGGCGTTTCTTGATCTGTGTCAGTCCGCTGTCCATGACAGGCAGTTGATTGGCGCAGCGAAGGCCCCGACCGAAAAAACATCCGCATCAGTGACGCCACGATTAGCGATAACGACATCAGGCGAATCGGCCAAGTCACGCAAGGTCCGCAAGGAGACGCCCGCTGCCTCCAGCTCGACGGCAGTGCCCGCACGGCTGGCAAACGATGATCGCAGCGCAGCGCAGAAACAGGCCGACGAGGTGCTGAGGGGTACCCCCTTGGAGCCGTCACTTGTGGCCGAACTCGGGGGAGATTTCATCAAGATCGCCAAACGCCTTGGCAAGGACACCACAAACGTAGAGCGACTGATCGGCGATTCCAGGCATGACGCTGCGACGGCCTTCGATTTTGCCAGGACCTCCATGCAGGGCTGGTTCGGATCGAGAGAGCGTCTGCTGCAACTCAAAAGCAAGCTTCCCAGGCAAGACCAACGCCTCGCGCAACTCGACACGCGGTTGCATCTTCTCCAGATGATCGAGCACGATTTCGATCGGCGCGAAGCCGATGCGCTCAAGACCGATCCGCAGCCGCGCGCGCCGCATTTGCAGCGCTTGTTGGCAATGAAGGGACTGGCACGCGTCGCGACTCCGAACCGCCTTCCCTCGGAGGGCGACCGCGGCAACCGTGGCAGGCTGTTCGAAGTGCGTATCGACCACATGCCGCAGTCGAATGGCAGCCTCCCTGCGCCCTGGTTCGTACACCTGCATACCGAAAACCTGGTAACCCCCGCTGCGCTGCGCTCGCTTCCCTATAAGGACTTTACCGCTGTCCACCTCAAGACGGCGAGGGAGGTGAACTTGGGCTCACGTTGGGAAGAAGTGATGCGCGCACTCGGGAACACCGATGCCAAGGTGCACCGGGCAACGATTGGCGTCAAGCTGCTCGGCCAGCTTTGGGCGGCTGGCTCTGGTGGACAGAGGTAACTGGCTTGACCAACTCTATTGCCCTCCGGGACACTATTTAATCTCTTTCACAAATGTGATTCGCGCTCTGGTAGCTGTGGTTTTGCAAGCGCTGATAAGCATGGGGCGCATCGAGCCGCCTTCTTCTGCTTCCGGCTCTTCGTTGCATGCTTTTTCACGCTCGGCTTCCCAAGCGGCTTGAGCACCATCTATCTGGGCGCGACATTGTGGCAAGGATTCCCGCTTGGCCTTGAGTGCAGCATCGAGGTCGAGGTCTGATGCGACAAAATCTCGAAAAGCGCAGATGTTCATGCTGCGCTGTGTTCGATCACAGTCATTCAGTAGCTGCTGCAGTTCTGTTGGGGGAATTCGGCTGCGGCTGGAGAGCTCCTCCACAATCGTGGATTGGTGGGTCGCGCACGCAACCAACCCAGAACACATCGCCAGGAACAGACCTGCGAGTGCAGCGTATGTTCGTTTCGGGCAAGTTCCGACTGCCATGGAAACCTCCATCTTCATGGTCCTATGCAGGCAGTCTAGTCAGAGATGGACTCCGGTTCCACAGCCTACCGGTCATTGCGCCTGGGCGGTGGCAGGCAGCGAGCACGTGGCTTCCGCAACGCCCTGTTTGCGCTTCCACTGCCAGGTCCCACAGTCTCGCCACGCGGCTTGTACGAGATCGTCAACGGCTTGCCATCGCGTAGCAACTGCAAAGTGAGGATGCCATCCTGCTCCCCCTGCAACTGATCCTGGCCCACCGGGTGGGTGATCTCATCGCCGTTTTGCACGCCGGCCTTGGCGGCGGCCGAGTCGGGGATCAGGTCGCGGACGATGCGGGGGGATTCGGTCAGCACGGCGGGGACGAAGCCGAGTTCGTAGCGGTGCATGGGTTGGGAGATGCGTTCGAAGCAGGGGCCGAAGGCGTCGCTAGCCGATAGCGGTGCGGCGCCGTCGAGCATGGCGTGCAGCTGGCGGACCGCGTCTTCGTCGAGGTTGTCGCAGCATCGCTTCCCAGTCGGCGATGCCGAGCGGCTTGTCGCGTTGCCGACGATGCAGTATCGCCAGGATCAGATCGTCCAGCGATTTGCGGCCGCCGCTGGCCTTGCGCAGGGCGTTGTCGACGGTGACGAAGTACAGGAAGCCGCGGTCGTAGGGCAGGGTGCGGATGCGGGTGTCCTGCCAGAACCGCGTGGCCACATGCCGTGCCGAAGCGGTGCCGGTGGCGCCCGATGTCATCTCAGGCTGTAACGAGATCGAAGGCGCCGACCGCGCGTCGCGGGCAGGCTGCGGCGATCCGTCGCACGCAGGTGCGGCAATGTGTCGCACATAAAAGCACGCCTGCGCGCACGCTCGGTCTTGTCAATGGCTTTCGGAGATGCCGCACGGCAGCATAAAATACATGGTCGATCGCGCATGCCGGCCAGGATGCCGCAGGAAACGCGGAAACGCCCATGGGGCCGCTCCCGTTCGCCACTGCGCGGTCCGCCTCCCTTATGCAATTGGATCGTTCGATGATTCCGTTGAAACAACTCCGGCGCTCGCTGCGCTCCGGTCTGTCGCTTCTGCCCGCGCTGCTGCTGGCCGGGTGCGATGCGGCCATCCTCAATCCCAAGGGACAGATCGGCCACGACGAAAAGACGTTGCTGATCACCTCGGTGGTGCTGATGCTGCTGGTGGTGATCCCGGTCATCGTGATGACCCTGGCCTTCGCCTGGCGCTATCGCGCGTCCAACACCACGGCCCGCTACGAGCCGAACTGGTCGCATTCCACCGCGATCGAGGTGGTGGTGTGGTCGATCCCGTGCATGATCATCCTGGTGCTGGCGGTGCTGACCTGGCGCTCCTCGCATGCGCTTGACCCGTACAAGCCGCTGGATTCCAAGGTCAAGCCGATCACCATCGAGGCGGTGGCGCTGGACTGGAAGTGGATGTTCATCTACCCCGAGCAGGGCATCGCCACGGTCAACGAGATCGCGTTCCCAGTGGATACGCCGCTGAATTTCAGGATCACCTCCGACACGGTGATGAACTCTTTCTTCATCCCGCACCTGGGCACGCAGATCTACGCGATGGCCGGCATGGAGACCAAGCTGCACCTGATCGCCAACGAGCCTGGCGACTACTTCGGCCTGTCGGCGAACTACAGCGGCCACGGCTTCTCGAAGATGGGCTTCACCGCGCATGCCACCAACCGCGCCGGTTTCGAGGCGTGGGTGGCCAAGGTCAAGGCCGCGCCGAAGGCGCTGGACCAGGCCGAGTTCCAGATCCTGGCGGCCAACCGCAACGACAAGGCGCCGTACCCGGTGACCTACTACGCGTCGGTGCAGGACGGCATGTTCAAGTCGTTGATTCACAAATACATGATGGGCAAGGGTCAGCATATGGAAGGCCACGATGACCATCCGGCATCGGCTGCTGAGCCGGTCGCCATGTGCACTTCTGGAGACAAGTGATGCTAGGCAAACTCACGCTCGAGGCGATTCCGTTCCACGAGCCGATCGTCATGGGCGCCCTCGGCGGCGCCGGCCTGCTCGGCCTGCTGGTCGTGGCGGCGGTCACCAAGTACAAGCAGTGGGGCTACCTGTGGCGCGAGTGGCTGACCTCGGTCGACCACAAGCGCATCGGCGTCATGTACATCGTGGTGGCGCTGGTCATGCTGCTGCGCGGCTTCGCCGACGCGGCGATGATGCGCACCCAGCAGGCGATGGCGCACGGCGGCAATGAGGGCATCTTCCCGCCGCATCACTACGACCAGATCTTCACCGCGCACGGCGTGATCATGATCTTCTTCATGGCCATGCCGTTCATGACCGGCCTGCTGAACCTGATCGTGCCGCTGCAGATCGGCGCGCGCGACGTGGCCTTCCCGTTCCTGAACTCGCTGAGCTTCTGGCTGTTCGTGGCCGGTGCGGCGCTGGTCAACATCTCGCTGGGCGTGGGCGAATTCGCCCAGACCGGCTGGCTGGCGTATCCGCCGCTGTCGGGGCTGGAATACAGTCCCGGGGTCGGCGTCGATTACTACATCTGGGCCTTGCAGATCTCCGGCCTGGGGACATTGCTGACCGGCATCAACTTCTTCGTGACGATTCTGCGCATGCGCACGCCAGGCATGACCCTGATGCGCATGCCGATCTTCACCTGGACCGCGCTGATCACCAACATCCTGATCATCGCCGCATTCCCGATCCTGACCGTGGCGCTGGCGCTGCTGGGCGCGGACCGCTACCTGGGCACGCACTTCTTCACCAACGACGGCGGCGGCAACGCCATGATGTACGTCAACCTGATCTGGATCTGGGGCCATCCGGAGGTGTACATCCTGATCCTGCCGGCGTTCGGCATCTTTTCCGAGCTGGTCGCCACTTTCAGCAGCAAGCGCCTGTTCGGCTACACCTCGATGGTTTACGCCACCTCGTGCATCGGCGTGCTGTCGTTCGTGGTGTGGCTGCACCACTTCTTCACCATGGGCTCGGGCGCCAACGTCAACGCGTTCTTCGGCATCACCACGATGATCATCTCCATTCCCACCGGGGTGAAGATCTTCAATTGGCTGTTCACCATGTTCCGCGGCCGCGTGCGCATGACCGCGCCGGTGCTGTGGACGATCGGCTTCATGATCACCTTCACCATCGGCGGCATGACCGGGGTGATGCTGGCGATCCCGGCGGTGGACTTCGTGCTGCACAACAGCTTGTTCCTGATCGCGCACTTCCATAACGTGATCATCGGCGGCGTGGTGTTCGGCTACCTGGCCGGCTTGACCTACTGGTTCCCGAAGGCGTTCGGTTTCAAGCTCAACGAGACGCTGGGCAAGGCCTCGTTCTGGTGCTGGATCGTCGGCTTCTTCGTCGCCTTCATGCCGCTGTACGTGCTCGGCTTCATGGGCATGACCCGGCGCATGAACAGCTACAACCATCCGGAGTGGGCGCCGTGGCTGATGGTGGCCGCGGCCGGCGCGGCGATCGTCGGCATGGGCATCTTCCTGAACCTGGTGCAGATCGGCTACAGCATCTGGAAGCGCAAGGACAACCTGGACCTGACCGGCGACCCGTGGGGCGGGCGCACGCTGGAGTGGGCCACGTCCTCGCCGCCGCCGTTCTACAACTTCGCAGTGCTGCCGCACATCGACGACCGCGACCAGTTCTGGGAGGACAAGCTCAAGGGCAAGGGTTGGACGCGTCCGGCCAGGTACGAACCGATCCACATGCCGCGCAACACCGCGGCCGGGGTCTGGATCGGCGCCTTCAGCGTGGTGCTGGGCTTCGGCTTGATCTGGCACATCTGGTGGATGGCGATCATCGGCCTGGTCGGCATGATCGGCAGCTTCATCGCGCGGACGTTCGACGACGACGTCGATTACTGGGTCCCGGCGGAGGAGGTGGAGCGCATCGAGAACGCGCGTTTCGCCCTGCTGGAACAGCAACAGGCGGCGCATGCCGCAAAGGCGCTCTGAACCATGTCCTCCACGACGCTCGACAACCACCACGCCGTCCACGCCGACGGCCACGACGATCACGCCCACCACGACAGCGGCGGCAACACCGTGTTCGGGTTCTGGGTCTACCTGATGAGCGACTGCCTCATCTTCGCCGGCCTGTTCGCGACTTACGCGGTGCTGGCCGGCGCGACCGTGGACGGACCCACCGCCAAGGAACTGTTCGACCTGAAGTTCGTGCTGGTGGAAACCTTCCTGCTGCTGTTCAGCAGCCTGAGCTTCGGCTTGGCGATGATCTCCGCGCACAAGCGCAGCCTGGGCGGTCTGTATGGCTGGCTGGCGGTCACCGCGGCGCTGGGCCTGGGCTTTCTGGGCATGGAAATCTACGAGTTCCACCATCTGATCGAAGAGGGCGCCGGTCCCGGCCGCAGCGCGTTCCTGTCCGCGTTCTTCACCCTGGTCGGCACCCACGGTCTGCACGTGGCCTCGGGCCTGCTGTGGATGACGGTGCTGGTGATCCAGATCGCCAAGAACGGCCTGACCCCGCGCACCACCACCCGCCTGGCGTGCCTGAGCCTGTTCTGGCACTTCCTGGACGTGATCTGGATCGGCGTGTTCACCATCGTCTACCTGCTGGGAGCGCTGTAATGGCCAACCATTCTCCTTCCGACGCACACGCCGAGTCGCACGGCAGCGGCCTAAAGTCCTACCTGATCGGCTTCGTGATGGCGGTGGTACTCACCGTGATCCCGTTCGGCATGGTCATGAGCGGCGCGTTCCCCAAGGGCGTGACCGTCATCGTCATCGCGGTGCTGGCCGCGGTGCAGATGGTGGTGCACCTCATCTACTTCCTGCACATGGACCGCTCCGCCGAGCAGCGCTCCAACGTGCACGTCGGCCTGTTCTCGCTACTGATCATCGGCATCGTGGTGGTCGGCTCGCTGTGGGTCATGCACAACCTCAACGTCAACATGATGCATTGAGGTCGCGTACCGCCGCGCGCTCGCGAAGGCCGCCTGCGGGCGGTCTTTTGCGTTGCGGCGCTCGCATCGGCGCGTAATGTCGGCCGCTGTCGCCGGCGATGGCGCCGATGCATGACCAATGGCATGCAACGCCACGCCAGCAGCCGGCATAGCATCGCCGATTGCCCGTCCACCGTACTACTGGAGACCCCATGACCAAGTCCACCGCCTGGATGGCGCCGCTGTTGCTGGCCGCCACTGCCGCGTTCCAGGCCGCGGCGCAGACCGCGCCGCCGCAGGACGTGCCATTCGCCGGCACGCTGAAGATCGATGTCGACGCCACCGACCTGGCGCATCGCATCTTCCACGTGCGCACCACGATCCCGGCCACGCCGGGACCGATGACCCTGTTGTACCCGCAGTGGATTCCCGGCAACCATTCGCCGACCGGGCCGATCGACAAGCTGGCCGGGCTGGTGGTCAAGGCCAACGGCCAGGTGCTGCCGTGGAAGCGCGACCAGTTCGACGTGTACGCGTTCAAGGTCGAGGTGCCGCCGGGCGTCAGCGAGATCGTCGCCGAGTTCCAGTTCCTTTCCTCGCAGGGCGACGGCCAGGGCCGGGTGATGATGACCCCGGAGATGCTCAACCTGCAGTGGAACACCACCGCGCTGTACCCGGCCGGCATCTACGCGCGCAACATCAAGGCCCAGGCCAGCGTGACCCTGCCGCCGGGCTGGAGCTATGCCACCGCGCTGGAGACCGCCACGCGGGTCGGCGACACGGTGACTTTCAAGCCGATCGACTTCGACGACCTTGTCGATTCGCCGATGTTCGCCGGCAAGTACTACAAGCGCATCGCGCTGGATGCCGGCGGCAAGGCGCCGGTGTATCTGAACGTGTTCGCCGACGAGGCCAAGTCGCTGGATGCCAGGCCCGAGCAGATCAAGGCGCACGCGGCGCTGGTGCGGCAGATGGACAAGCTGTACGGCGCGCGTCATTTCGATCACTACGAATTCCTGCTGGCCCTGACCGAGAAGCTCGGCGGGATCGGCCTGGAGCATCACCGTTCCAGCGAGAACAGCGGCCCGCTCAACTACTTCACCGAGTGGGACAAGAGCTGGGACCGGCGCGACCTGCTTTCGCACGAGTTCAACCATTCCTGGAACGGCAAGTACCGCCGCGGCGCCGACCTGGCCACGCCGAACTTCAATGTGCCGATGGGCGACAGCCTGCTGTGGCTGTACGAGGGCCAGACCCAGTTCTGGGGCGAAGTGCTGGCCGCGCGCTCCGGGCTGTGGACGCAGCCCCAGGCGCGCGACGTGCTCGCCGACGTCGCTGCCACCTACCAGCGCGGCCGTCCCGGCATGGCCTGGCGCGCGCTGCAGGACACCACCAACGACCCGACCATGTCGCTGCGCCGGCCGCGCGCCTACCGCAGCTACCAGATGAGCGAGGACTATTATTCCGGCGGGCAGATGCTGTGGCTGGAGGTCGATGCCAAGCTGCGCGAGCTCAGTGGCAACAAGCGCTCGATCGACGACTTCGCCAAGGCCTTCTTCGGCATGCACGACGGCGCCTGGGACGTGAATCCGTATACCTTCGAGGACATTGTCGCCACCCTCGACGGCGTGGCCAGGTACGACTGGGCGAGCTTCCTGCGCAGCCGCGTCGACGGCCACGGCCCGCTGATCGGCGGCATCGAGGCCAGCGGCTGGAAGGTGGTCTACAGCGACCAGCCGAACGAGGCGATCAAGACCTACGAGGCGACCAAGAACGGCGTCGGCCTGAGCTATTCGCTGGGCCTGAGCCTGGACGACAAGGGCAGCGTGCAGGACGTGCTGTGGGACGGCCCGGCGTTCGACGCCGGCATCATCGCCGGCAACAGCATCGTCGCGGTCAACGGCCGCGAGTACAGTGCCGACGCGATCAAGGAGGCGATCACCGCGGCCAAGGGCGCCGCCGCGCCGATCGAACTGCTGGTCAAGCGCGGCAACCGCTACGACACGCTGCGCATCGCCTACCACGGCGGCCTGCAGTATCCGCACCTGGAACGCATCGCCGGCAAGCCGGACCGGTTGAGCGAGTTGTACAAGGCCCGATAAGCCGTCGGAGCGCTGCTGCGCGGCGGTGCGTGGACCGCGCAGCGGTGGCTGGGGGCGAGGGCGTCGGGCGGCGTAGCGCATGCGCGGTTACGCAAGTTTTATCCCGCCGGCCCGGTTGTTTACGCGCACAGGCATGGCGCCTTTACGGGGGCGCGCGCGATCGTAGGTGGGCCGCTAGCCAGCGGCCTTTCGACCCTCGATCAACCTGCCACGGCCCCCACGATGAAGCCTTCTTTGCCTACTGTTTCTCTCGCGGCCGACGCCGTTGGTCAATGCGATCCCCTGCCCCAAAGCGGGGAGAACTTCGATCCGGCGTTGCTGTTCGACAACCGCGGCATGCGGCTGCGGCAGCGGGCGCAGTATGTCGCGACGCTGGTTGCGCATGACCGCGAGCAAGGGCGCATGCCGTACCACCGGCAGATTTGCTCTCCGGCCGATCGCCAAGTGCTGCTGCGCG of Xanthomonas translucens pv. cerealis contains these proteins:
- the cyoD gene encoding cytochrome o ubiquinol oxidase subunit IV; translation: MANHSPSDAHAESHGSGLKSYLIGFVMAVVLTVIPFGMVMSGAFPKGVTVIVIAVLAAVQMVVHLIYFLHMDRSAEQRSNVHVGLFSLLIIGIVVVGSLWVMHNLNVNMMH
- the xopP gene encoding type III secretion system effector XopP; protein product: MPKVRTTNQTPLDPSQSTQPAPTRPDPGVTASASADVVATSAQLSGLAIRPRRPIRASRANAQAASSANARDVSAALFAPTPASQGSDPCVVLNNALSRLQQFNRLANIAPADPGNIKGLEARLRSGALAIESARQGLQALAELKMRQQLPLDQVECHESKLLSQLAQAAALNYNSCQNIICEKMVKELGYVHTEGVVMLALPAEAILLQQPESWLALRTHLLDAIAALEEVCRRIKSPMTDKAPPDWLKDQLQLFRAMIGGCHTLMQTVRGVIFDIHAKKLCVQASDCGLPQVLDRLSELVEVGNYMDADLSVALVKLMNFHVERLSSTECSLTPEELAMYKGVVIEYAEIRGRVGMKLCLDAAALIEEGDHSRDHLWPTMLEIATALTDQRQAFLDLCQSAVHDRQLIGAAKAPTEKTSASVTPRLAITTSGESAKSRKVRKETPAASSSTAVPARLANDDRSAAQKQADEVLRGTPLEPSLVAELGGDFIKIAKRLGKDTTNVERLIGDSRHDAATAFDFARTSMQGWFGSRERLLQLKSKLPRQDQRLAQLDTRLHLLQMIEHDFDRREADALKTDPQPRAPHLQRLLAMKGLARVATPNRLPSEGDRGNRGRLFEVRIDHMPQSNGSLPAPWFVHLHTENLVTPAALRSLPYKDFTAVHLKTAREVNLGSRWEEVMRALGNTDAKVHRATIGVKLLGQLWAAGSGGQR
- the cyoB gene encoding cytochrome o ubiquinol oxidase subunit I, which codes for MLGKLTLEAIPFHEPIVMGALGGAGLLGLLVVAAVTKYKQWGYLWREWLTSVDHKRIGVMYIVVALVMLLRGFADAAMMRTQQAMAHGGNEGIFPPHHYDQIFTAHGVIMIFFMAMPFMTGLLNLIVPLQIGARDVAFPFLNSLSFWLFVAGAALVNISLGVGEFAQTGWLAYPPLSGLEYSPGVGVDYYIWALQISGLGTLLTGINFFVTILRMRTPGMTLMRMPIFTWTALITNILIIAAFPILTVALALLGADRYLGTHFFTNDGGGNAMMYVNLIWIWGHPEVYILILPAFGIFSELVATFSSKRLFGYTSMVYATSCIGVLSFVVWLHHFFTMGSGANVNAFFGITTMIISIPTGVKIFNWLFTMFRGRVRMTAPVLWTIGFMITFTIGGMTGVMLAIPAVDFVLHNSLFLIAHFHNVIIGGVVFGYLAGLTYWFPKAFGFKLNETLGKASFWCWIVGFFVAFMPLYVLGFMGMTRRMNSYNHPEWAPWLMVAAAGAAIVGMGIFLNLVQIGYSIWKRKDNLDLTGDPWGGRTLEWATSSPPPFYNFAVLPHIDDRDQFWEDKLKGKGWTRPARYEPIHMPRNTAAGVWIGAFSVVLGFGLIWHIWWMAIIGLVGMIGSFIARTFDDDVDYWVPAEEVERIENARFALLEQQQAAHAAKAL
- a CDS encoding M61 family metallopeptidase gives rise to the protein MTKSTAWMAPLLLAATAAFQAAAQTAPPQDVPFAGTLKIDVDATDLAHRIFHVRTTIPATPGPMTLLYPQWIPGNHSPTGPIDKLAGLVVKANGQVLPWKRDQFDVYAFKVEVPPGVSEIVAEFQFLSSQGDGQGRVMMTPEMLNLQWNTTALYPAGIYARNIKAQASVTLPPGWSYATALETATRVGDTVTFKPIDFDDLVDSPMFAGKYYKRIALDAGGKAPVYLNVFADEAKSLDARPEQIKAHAALVRQMDKLYGARHFDHYEFLLALTEKLGGIGLEHHRSSENSGPLNYFTEWDKSWDRRDLLSHEFNHSWNGKYRRGADLATPNFNVPMGDSLLWLYEGQTQFWGEVLAARSGLWTQPQARDVLADVAATYQRGRPGMAWRALQDTTNDPTMSLRRPRAYRSYQMSEDYYSGGQMLWLEVDAKLRELSGNKRSIDDFAKAFFGMHDGAWDVNPYTFEDIVATLDGVARYDWASFLRSRVDGHGPLIGGIEASGWKVVYSDQPNEAIKTYEATKNGVGLSYSLGLSLDDKGSVQDVLWDGPAFDAGIIAGNSIVAVNGREYSADAIKEAITAAKGAAAPIELLVKRGNRYDTLRIAYHGGLQYPHLERIAGKPDRLSELYKAR
- the cyoA gene encoding ubiquinol oxidase subunit II, whose protein sequence is MIPLKQLRRSLRSGLSLLPALLLAGCDAAILNPKGQIGHDEKTLLITSVVLMLLVVIPVIVMTLAFAWRYRASNTTARYEPNWSHSTAIEVVVWSIPCMIILVLAVLTWRSSHALDPYKPLDSKVKPITIEAVALDWKWMFIYPEQGIATVNEIAFPVDTPLNFRITSDTVMNSFFIPHLGTQIYAMAGMETKLHLIANEPGDYFGLSANYSGHGFSKMGFTAHATNRAGFEAWVAKVKAAPKALDQAEFQILAANRNDKAPYPVTYYASVQDGMFKSLIHKYMMGKGQHMEGHDDHPASAAEPVAMCTSGDK
- the cyoC gene encoding cytochrome o ubiquinol oxidase subunit III; translated protein: MSSTTLDNHHAVHADGHDDHAHHDSGGNTVFGFWVYLMSDCLIFAGLFATYAVLAGATVDGPTAKELFDLKFVLVETFLLLFSSLSFGLAMISAHKRSLGGLYGWLAVTAALGLGFLGMEIYEFHHLIEEGAGPGRSAFLSAFFTLVGTHGLHVASGLLWMTVLVIQIAKNGLTPRTTTRLACLSLFWHFLDVIWIGVFTIVYLLGAL
- a CDS encoding lysozyme inhibitor LprI family protein — its product is MKMEVSMAVGTCPKRTYAALAGLFLAMCSGLVACATHQSTIVEELSSRSRIPPTELQQLLNDCDRTQRSMNICAFRDFVASDLDLDAALKAKRESLPQCRAQIDGAQAAWEAEREKACNEEPEAEEGGSMRPMLISACKTTATRARITFVKEIK